TCAATCCTTTAATCTCAGCAACGGTTAAATCTTCCACATTCTTAAACACCCTTTGCGCTCCAGCCTGTTGCAACCGTTGGGCGTAGCTCTGGCTTCGTTCCGGGGTTTCTTGCACATGGGGCGGTAAAATCCCGATCGCCACCCATAACCGCTCCGGTTGTTCTGCTCTTGCTCTCTCTACTGTCTTCATATCTGCCACCGTATCCCCCACATAAAACACTGGTAGCGCTGGATCGGGATCTAACTGCTCAATCACCTGAAATAATCCCGTCGGATCGGGCTTTCCTGGTGCATCTTCCATCGCCACCAGCGCCAGATTCGACAGTCCTAACCGGTACTCTAGAGCATACTTGGCTTCCGCTCGTGTTGCCCCACTAAAAAAGCCCCACAAAATCCCCTGTTGCGTCAAACCTTGCAGATAATCAGCCGTGACTAAGAGGGTTTCAGTCGTAATATATCCGTTGAAATTGTGGGTATCAGTCCCTTGATAGCGAGACTGGAAAAACTCCACCAGCTCCTCATAATTGAGTCCCACACTCTCCCGCTCTCGCCCCTGGCTAGACCAATAGCGATACACTAACTCTTGGGAGGCTTCCCAATCATTATTCCAAATGCCCTCACTTTTCAGCTCATCCATATCTGCTAACGTGGGACGATACTGCTGATCTGTAAACTTCTCCACCGTATCGGCGATCGCCCGACGATAGGATTGACCCACATCCCGCAAAACCCCATCAATATCAAACACCAC
This is a stretch of genomic DNA from Roseofilum capinflatum BLCC-M114. It encodes these proteins:
- a CDS encoding TIGR01548 family HAD-type hydrolase, encoding MKRQGLVVFDIDGVLRDVGQSYRRAIADTVEKFTDQQYRPTLADMDELKSEGIWNNDWEASQELVYRYWSSQGRERESVGLNYEELVEFFQSRYQGTDTHNFNGYITTETLLVTADYLQGLTQQGILWGFFSGATRAEAKYALEYRLGLSNLALVAMEDAPGKPDPTGLFQVIEQLDPDPALPVFYVGDTVADMKTVERARAEQPERLWVAIGILPPHVQETPERSQSYAQRLQQAGAQRVFKNVEDLTVAEIKGLIQA